A DNA window from Thiopseudomonas alkaliphila contains the following coding sequences:
- the greA gene encoding transcription elongation factor GreA, with protein sequence MTKFPMTVQGARALEDELNFLKTERRPQITEAIATARELGDLKENAEYHAAREQQGMVEARIRDIEGRLSAAQVIDVTTIAHTGKVIFGTTIDIMNVDTDEEVSYQIVGEDEADIKQGKISVTSPIARGLIGKEEGEVVAIQTPSGVVEYEILEVKHI encoded by the coding sequence GTGACTAAATTTCCAATGACTGTCCAAGGCGCTCGCGCCTTGGAAGATGAACTTAACTTTTTGAAAACCGAGCGTCGTCCGCAAATCACTGAAGCTATTGCCACTGCGCGTGAGCTAGGTGACCTCAAGGAAAATGCTGAATATCATGCTGCTCGTGAGCAGCAGGGTATGGTCGAGGCGCGCATTCGAGACATCGAAGGCCGCCTTTCAGCCGCTCAAGTGATTGATGTAACGACCATCGCTCACACTGGTAAGGTGATTTTTGGTACCACCATCGACATTATGAATGTGGATACCGATGAAGAAGTCTCTTACCAGATTGTGGGTGAAGATGAAGCTGACATCAAACAAGGAAAAATCTCAGTCACCTCACCGATTGCCCGTGGCTTAATTGGCAAAGAGGAAGGTGAAGTGGTAGCTATCCAAACGCCGAGTGGTGTTGTGGAGTATGAGATACTTGAAGTTAAGCACATCTAA
- the carB gene encoding carbamoyl-phosphate synthase large subunit: MPKRTDIKSILIIGAGPIVIGQACEFDYSGAQACKALREEGYRVILVNSNPATIMTDPAMADATYIEPIQWQTVAKIIEKERPDALLPTMGGQTALNCALALEREGILEKFGVEMIGANADTIDKAEDRSRFDKAMRDIGLACPRSGIAHSMDDAYRVLDEVGFPCIIRPSFTMGGTGGGIAYNREEFEEICTRGLDLSPTKELLIDESLIGWKEYEMEVVRDKNDNCIIVCSIENFDPMGVHTGDSITVAPAQTLTDKEYQIMRDASLAVMREIGVETGGSNVQFGIDPKDGRMVVIEMNPRVSRSSALASKATGFPIAKIAAKLAVGYTLDELSNDITGGRTPASFEPAIDYVVTKIPRFAFEKFPKADARLTTQMKSVGEVMAIGRTFQESLQKALRGLEVGVNGLDSIMDIKAADAESTLRRELTVPGADRIWYLGDAIRFGMSRDEIYELTKIDHWFLIQLEDLVKEAERLKTIGLNDVDYALMRKLKRKGFGDARLAKLLSVTEKSVRARRQQLGVLPVYKRVDTCAAEFATDTAYMYSTYEEECEANPSDNKKIMILGGGPNRIGQGIEFDYCCVHAAFAMREDGYETIMVNCNPETVSTDYDTSDRLYFEPVTLEDVLEIVRIEKPVGVIVQYGGQTPLKICRALEEAGVPIIGTSPDAIDRAEDRERFQQMVQRLNLLQPQNATARSEEEAIIASREIGYPLVVRPSYVLGGRAMEIVYDEEELKRYMREAVQVSNDSPVLLDYFLNSAIEVDVDAVSDGKQVVIGAIMQHIEQAGVHSGDSACSLPPYSLTPEVQDIIRDQVSRMALELGVVGLMNVQMAVQGDDIYVIEVNPRASRTVPFVSKCIGESIAKVAARVMAGKTLEEVGFTKEIIPPFYSVKEAVFPFAKFPGVDTILGPEMKSTGEVMGVGDSFAEAFAKSQMGASETLPTEGTVFLSVREDDKPYVAALARDLIELGFEVVATSGTARIIEAADLPVRRVNKVTEGRPHVVDMIKNAEVTLIINTTEGRQSIADSFSIRRNALQHKVYLTTTLAGGQAVCEALKFGPEKTVRRLQDLHSGINA, from the coding sequence ATGCCAAAACGCACAGATATCAAAAGCATTTTAATTATCGGCGCCGGTCCGATTGTCATTGGTCAGGCTTGTGAGTTTGACTACTCGGGCGCGCAGGCGTGTAAAGCACTGCGTGAAGAGGGCTATCGAGTCATTTTGGTTAACTCGAACCCAGCCACCATTATGACTGACCCTGCCATGGCCGATGCCACCTACATTGAGCCAATTCAATGGCAAACCGTGGCTAAAATCATTGAAAAAGAGCGTCCAGATGCGCTGCTGCCAACCATGGGCGGACAAACCGCGCTGAACTGTGCGTTGGCGTTAGAGCGTGAAGGTATTTTGGAGAAATTTGGCGTAGAAATGATCGGTGCTAATGCCGACACCATCGATAAAGCTGAAGACCGCTCACGTTTTGATAAAGCTATGCGTGATATTGGCTTAGCTTGCCCGCGCTCGGGGATTGCGCACTCGATGGATGACGCCTACCGAGTGTTAGATGAAGTAGGTTTTCCCTGCATTATTCGCCCTAGTTTCACCATGGGTGGTACCGGTGGCGGGATTGCTTATAACCGCGAAGAGTTTGAAGAGATCTGTACCCGCGGTTTAGATTTATCACCAACTAAAGAGCTGTTGATTGATGAATCACTGATCGGCTGGAAAGAGTACGAAATGGAGGTTGTGCGTGATAAAAACGACAACTGCATTATCGTTTGCTCAATTGAAAACTTTGATCCTATGGGAGTGCATACCGGTGACTCAATCACCGTAGCGCCAGCCCAAACCTTAACCGATAAAGAATACCAAATCATGCGCGATGCCTCGTTGGCGGTAATGCGTGAAATTGGTGTTGAGACCGGTGGTTCAAACGTACAGTTTGGAATTGACCCTAAAGATGGTCGCATGGTGGTGATTGAAATGAACCCCCGTGTGTCCCGCTCATCAGCACTGGCTTCAAAAGCTACAGGCTTCCCGATTGCTAAAATTGCCGCTAAGTTAGCTGTGGGTTATACCCTAGATGAGCTAAGCAACGACATTACCGGTGGTCGTACGCCCGCTTCTTTTGAGCCAGCAATTGATTACGTAGTTACTAAGATTCCACGCTTTGCTTTTGAAAAGTTCCCTAAAGCCGATGCCCGTTTAACCACCCAGATGAAATCGGTGGGTGAAGTGATGGCGATAGGTCGCACCTTCCAAGAGTCGTTACAAAAAGCCCTGCGCGGCCTAGAAGTGGGCGTGAATGGCTTAGATTCAATTATGGATATTAAAGCTGCCGATGCCGAATCAACCTTGCGCCGCGAATTAACCGTGCCAGGAGCTGATCGCATTTGGTACTTAGGCGATGCCATTCGTTTTGGTATGAGTCGCGATGAAATTTACGAGCTGACCAAGATTGATCATTGGTTCTTAATTCAGTTAGAAGACTTAGTTAAAGAAGCCGAGCGTCTGAAAACCATCGGTTTGAATGATGTGGATTACGCCTTAATGCGTAAACTTAAGCGCAAAGGTTTTGGTGATGCGCGCTTAGCTAAGTTGTTGTCGGTCACAGAAAAAAGCGTGCGTGCCCGTCGCCAGCAGTTAGGTGTATTGCCAGTGTACAAGCGAGTAGATACCTGCGCTGCTGAGTTTGCTACTGATACTGCTTACATGTACTCCACCTATGAAGAAGAGTGCGAAGCTAATCCGTCAGACAACAAGAAAATCATGATTTTAGGTGGTGGTCCAAACCGTATTGGTCAAGGTATCGAGTTTGACTACTGCTGTGTACATGCGGCCTTTGCCATGCGTGAAGATGGTTACGAAACCATTATGGTGAACTGTAACCCTGAAACGGTTTCCACCGACTATGACACCTCTGACCGCCTCTACTTTGAGCCGGTGACTCTAGAGGATGTATTAGAAATTGTGCGGATTGAAAAGCCAGTGGGTGTGATTGTGCAGTATGGTGGACAAACGCCACTTAAAATCTGCCGCGCGTTAGAAGAAGCCGGGGTGCCGATTATTGGTACTAGTCCTGATGCGATTGACCGTGCGGAAGACCGTGAGCGTTTCCAGCAAATGGTGCAGCGCCTTAACTTGCTACAGCCGCAAAATGCAACCGCCCGCAGTGAAGAGGAAGCGATTATTGCTTCCCGTGAAATCGGTTATCCATTGGTGGTGCGTCCTTCCTATGTGTTAGGTGGTCGCGCGATGGAAATTGTGTATGACGAGGAAGAGCTTAAGCGTTATATGCGTGAAGCGGTGCAAGTTTCCAATGACAGCCCAGTGCTGCTGGACTACTTCCTCAACAGTGCAATTGAAGTGGATGTAGATGCGGTATCGGATGGTAAGCAAGTGGTGATCGGCGCCATTATGCAGCACATTGAGCAAGCCGGGGTGCACTCCGGTGACTCAGCCTGTTCATTGCCACCGTATTCCTTAACCCCTGAAGTGCAAGATATCATTCGCGACCAGGTATCACGCATGGCACTAGAGCTAGGCGTTGTTGGTTTAATGAACGTACAGATGGCGGTTCAGGGCGATGATATCTATGTGATTGAAGTCAACCCACGTGCTTCCCGTACTGTGCCTTTTGTTTCTAAGTGCATTGGCGAATCCATTGCTAAAGTAGCGGCCCGCGTAATGGCTGGTAAAACCCTTGAGGAAGTAGGCTTTACCAAGGAAATTATTCCGCCGTTCTACAGTGTTAAAGAGGCGGTGTTCCCCTTTGCTAAGTTCCCTGGGGTAGATACCATTCTTGGCCCTGAAATGAAGTCTACCGGTGAAGTGATGGGCGTGGGCGATAGCTTTGCTGAAGCCTTTGCTAAATCACAAATGGGTGCTAGCGAGACGTTACCTACTGAGGGCACGGTATTTTTGAGCGTGCGTGAAGATGACAAGCCCTATGTGGCCGCTTTAGCCCGTGATTTAATCGAATTAGGCTTTGAGGTAGTTGCGACTTCTGGCACAGCTCGTATCATTGAGGCAGCTGATTTACCGGTACGCCGAGTAAATAAAGTAACTGAAGGTCGTCCTCACGTGGTTGATATGATCAAAAATGCTGAGGTGACGTTGATTATTAATACGACGGAAGGACGTCAGTCGATTGCTGACTCGTTCTCGATTCGTCGTAATGCCTTGCAGCATAAGGTTTACCTCACCACCACCTTGGCTGGTGGGCAAGCCGTATGTGAAGCGTTGAAGTTTGGTCCTGAAAAGACTGTTCGTCGCTTGCAAGACTTGCACTCAGGAATTAATGCGTGA
- the carA gene encoding glutamine-hydrolyzing carbamoyl-phosphate synthase small subunit: protein MTKPAILALADGSIFKGESIGIDGQTVGEVVFNTAMTGYQEILTDPSYAQQMVALTYPHIGNSGTTPEDAESNQVWAAGLIIRDLPLISSNWRDQQPLGEYLKANKVVAIADIDTRRLTRILREKGALNGCILAGEDATEEQALALAQQFAGIQGKDLAREVSTAEIYEWRSGPWCLQTDSHPEVPAAKLPYHVVAYDFGVKRNILRLLVARGCRVTVVPAETPASEVLALNPDGVFLSNGPGDPAPCSYAVQAIEQVIAAGKPVFGICLGHQLLALASGARTEKLPNGHHGANHPVQDLATQRVMITSQNHGFAVAEDSLPANLRVTHRSLFDGTVQGVERTDVVAFGFQGHPEASPGPNDVNGLFDRFVAAMAK from the coding sequence TTGACTAAGCCAGCCATACTCGCCCTTGCAGACGGCAGTATTTTTAAGGGCGAATCCATTGGAATTGACGGACAGACCGTTGGTGAGGTGGTATTCAATACCGCCATGACCGGCTATCAGGAAATTCTAACGGATCCATCCTATGCACAACAAATGGTTGCTCTGACCTATCCACATATCGGTAACTCAGGGACAACGCCTGAAGATGCTGAGTCTAATCAGGTGTGGGCAGCAGGACTTATTATTCGTGACTTACCGTTAATTTCTAGCAACTGGCGTGATCAGCAGCCACTAGGCGAGTATTTAAAAGCCAATAAAGTCGTGGCTATTGCCGATATTGATACCCGTCGCTTAACTCGCATTTTGCGTGAAAAAGGGGCGCTTAATGGCTGTATCTTAGCCGGTGAAGATGCAACTGAAGAGCAAGCGTTGGCCTTAGCTCAGCAGTTTGCCGGTATTCAAGGTAAAGACCTAGCCCGTGAAGTGAGCACCGCTGAGATCTATGAGTGGCGTTCAGGCCCTTGGTGCTTACAAACTGACAGTCACCCAGAAGTTCCGGCAGCAAAACTGCCTTACCATGTGGTGGCCTATGATTTTGGCGTGAAGCGTAATATTTTACGTTTATTAGTGGCGCGCGGTTGCCGAGTAACCGTAGTACCAGCTGAGACGCCAGCCAGTGAAGTGTTGGCGCTCAATCCGGATGGGGTGTTCTTATCTAATGGCCCTGGCGATCCAGCACCTTGCAGCTATGCAGTACAAGCCATTGAGCAAGTGATTGCCGCAGGCAAGCCCGTATTTGGTATCTGTTTAGGTCATCAGCTATTAGCGTTGGCTTCCGGTGCGCGCACTGAAAAGCTGCCAAATGGTCATCATGGGGCTAATCACCCGGTACAAGACTTAGCTACCCAGCGGGTCATGATTACCAGTCAAAATCATGGTTTTGCCGTTGCTGAAGACAGCTTGCCAGCTAACCTGCGGGTTACTCATCGTTCTTTATTTGATGGCACCGTGCAGGGCGTTGAGCGTACCGATGTAGTGGCCTTTGGCTTCCAAGGGCATCCAGAAGCAAGCCCTGGTCCAAATGATGTGAATGGCTTGTTCGATCGTTTTGTCGCAGCGATGGCTAAGTAG
- the rlmE gene encoding 23S rRNA (uridine(2552)-2'-O)-methyltransferase RlmE: MARSKSSGRWLKEHFDDQYVKQAQKDGYRSRASYKLLEIQDKDRILRPGMTVIDLGSAPGGWSQVTSRVIGDKGTLIASDILPMDSIADVTFIQGDFTEDSVYQEILTAVNNRPVDLVISDMAPNMSGIRTADQASAMFLCELALDLASKVLKPGGDFLIKIFQGEGFDAYLKQVREQFEKVQMRKPASSRDRSREQYLLARGYRGE, encoded by the coding sequence GTGGCACGTTCAAAAAGTAGTGGCCGCTGGCTAAAAGAACACTTTGATGATCAGTATGTTAAGCAGGCGCAGAAAGACGGTTATCGTTCGCGGGCTAGCTATAAATTACTGGAGATTCAAGATAAAGACCGTATTTTGCGCCCTGGCATGACCGTAATTGACTTAGGCAGTGCGCCTGGGGGCTGGTCTCAAGTAACCAGTCGGGTGATTGGTGATAAGGGGACCTTGATTGCTTCGGATATTTTACCGATGGATAGTATTGCTGATGTCACCTTTATTCAGGGCGACTTTACTGAAGACTCGGTTTATCAAGAAATTTTAACGGCGGTAAATAATCGGCCGGTTGACCTTGTTATTTCGGACATGGCCCCCAATATGAGTGGTATCCGTACTGCAGATCAGGCCAGTGCTATGTTTTTGTGCGAACTAGCTTTGGACCTTGCCAGTAAAGTATTAAAGCCAGGCGGGGATTTTTTAATTAAAATTTTCCAAGGTGAAGGATTTGATGCTTACTTAAAACAGGTGCGCGAGCAGTTTGAGAAAGTACAGATGCGTAAACCTGCTTCCTCAAGGGACCGTTCGCGTGAGCAATATTTGTTAGCACGAGGCTATAGAGGAGAGTAA
- the leuE gene encoding leucine efflux protein LeuE, which yields MASLGVVELWAYVIGTVLIVLLPGPNSLFVLSTAVQRGVAAGYRAAAGVFIGDSLLMLFSALGMASLLKTHPMLFDVFKMIGAAYLGYLGLRMLVGAWRTYCSKALNSKPAVAATEPSASHKLSHPLRKALVLSLSNPKAILFFMSFFIQFVDPGYAYPGVSFLVLGIILQVISLLYLTVLIFMGARLAHWFAQRKRIATGAGAAVGTLFVGFGVKLATATLS from the coding sequence ATGGCGAGTTTGGGAGTGGTGGAACTCTGGGCCTATGTCATAGGTACAGTGTTGATTGTATTGCTGCCAGGCCCTAACTCGTTATTTGTGCTTAGCACTGCTGTGCAGCGCGGGGTAGCCGCTGGTTATCGCGCAGCTGCGGGGGTATTTATTGGTGATAGCTTGCTGATGCTGTTTTCAGCGCTCGGCATGGCATCGCTGCTAAAGACACACCCGATGCTGTTTGATGTTTTTAAAATGATTGGCGCTGCTTACCTTGGTTATCTTGGTTTGCGGATGTTAGTCGGCGCTTGGCGCACTTATTGCTCTAAAGCGTTGAACAGTAAGCCAGCAGTGGCTGCAACTGAGCCGTCTGCCTCGCACAAACTGAGTCATCCGTTGCGTAAAGCCTTGGTGCTGAGTTTGTCGAATCCTAAAGCTATCTTGTTTTTTATGTCTTTTTTTATCCAGTTTGTTGACCCAGGTTACGCCTATCCTGGAGTGTCCTTTCTGGTGTTGGGCATTATTTTACAAGTGATTAGCTTGTTGTACCTTACGGTACTGATTTTTATGGGTGCCCGCTTGGCCCACTGGTTTGCACAGCGTAAGCGTATTGCAACCGGTGCTGGAGCCGCAGTAGGTACTCTGTTTGTCGGCTTTGGCGTGAAGCTGGCGACTGCAACTTTGTCCTGA
- the dapB gene encoding 4-hydroxy-tetrahydrodipicolinate reductase, translated as MLRIAIMGAAGRMGKTLIEAVQQLDGCQLTVAVDRPDSSLIGADVGELAGVGRLGVNLVADLGSQLEHFDLVIDFTHPTVTVNTLEVCRQAGKAMVIGTTGFSPAERELLTQAAQEIPIVFAANYSVGVNLCLKLLDMAARVMGDDADIEIIEAHHRHKVDAPSGTALRMGEVVAEALGRDLQQVAVYGREGQTGARERETIGFATVRAGDVVGDHTVLFATEGERVEITHKASSRMTFAKGAVRAASWLQKQPAGLYDMQDVLSLR; from the coding sequence ATGCTTCGTATTGCAATTATGGGCGCTGCTGGGCGCATGGGTAAAACCTTAATTGAGGCCGTGCAACAGTTAGACGGTTGTCAGTTAACAGTGGCGGTTGACCGTCCTGATAGCAGTTTAATTGGTGCTGACGTAGGTGAGCTGGCTGGTGTTGGGCGGTTAGGGGTTAACTTAGTCGCTGATCTAGGCAGTCAGCTAGAGCACTTTGACTTAGTGATTGATTTTACTCACCCAACCGTCACGGTAAATACGTTAGAAGTCTGTCGTCAGGCTGGCAAAGCAATGGTGATTGGTACCACCGGCTTTAGTCCTGCTGAGCGTGAGCTATTAACCCAGGCTGCCCAAGAGATTCCGATTGTCTTTGCGGCCAACTACAGTGTGGGCGTGAACCTATGTCTTAAATTGTTAGACATGGCGGCGCGGGTGATGGGTGATGATGCAGATATCGAAATTATTGAAGCTCACCATCGCCATAAAGTTGATGCGCCTTCAGGTACCGCACTACGGATGGGCGAAGTGGTGGCAGAAGCATTAGGTCGTGATTTGCAGCAAGTGGCAGTGTATGGTCGAGAAGGGCAAACCGGTGCCCGCGAGCGTGAGACCATAGGCTTTGCAACAGTGCGTGCGGGCGATGTGGTGGGCGATCATACGGTGCTGTTTGCCACTGAAGGTGAGCGGGTAGAGATTACCCATAAAGCCTCCAGTCGTATGACCTTTGCTAAAGGGGCGGTGCGTGCAGCGAGCTGGTTACAAAAGCAGCCTGCAGGACTTTACGATATGCAAGACGTACTTAGCTTACGTTAG
- the yhbY gene encoding ribosome assembly RNA-binding protein YhbY → MSLTQEQKKQFKAIGHFLKPVLTVADNGLSEGVLAELDRALNDHELIKVQLRIGEREDRKAILDQLCQSASAELVQSIGKVAVIYRKNPKPNKNLSNILRYQA, encoded by the coding sequence ATGTCGCTCACCCAAGAGCAAAAAAAACAATTTAAAGCTATTGGCCACTTTCTAAAACCGGTGCTGACTGTAGCAGATAACGGTCTATCAGAAGGTGTACTGGCTGAATTAGATCGTGCACTTAATGATCACGAATTAATTAAAGTTCAGCTCCGTATTGGTGAGCGCGAAGATCGAAAAGCTATTTTAGACCAACTTTGCCAATCAGCCAGCGCTGAATTGGTACAAAGTATTGGTAAGGTGGCTGTTATCTACCGTAAAAATCCTAAGCCCAATAAAAATCTGTCGAATATTTTACGCTACCAAGCTTAA
- the dnaJ gene encoding molecular chaperone DnaJ produces MSKRDYYEVLGVERGASEAELKKAYRRLAMKFHPDRNPDDKDAEEKFKEANEAYEVLSDAEKRAAYDQYGHAGVDPQMGGGGFGGGFSGGNFGDIFGDVFGDIFGGGRSQRGGPQRGSDLRYTMDLSLEEAVRGTTQKITIPTAVECKTCHGSGAKKGTSPVTCTTCNGVGQVRMQQGFFAVQQECPRCHGSGKMITDPCGSCHGQGRVEETKTLSVKIPAGVDTGDRIRLSGEGDLGVKGGPAGDLYVVVNVLPHDIFERDGADLYCEVPINIADAALGGELEVPTLDGRVKLKIPEGTQTGKMFRLRGKGVKPVRGHAVGDLMCRVVVETPVKLDKRQREMLEEFRTSLQGDASHSPKASGFFEGVKRFFNDL; encoded by the coding sequence ATGTCAAAGCGTGATTATTACGAAGTGCTTGGGGTTGAGCGCGGAGCCAGTGAAGCGGAGCTAAAAAAAGCTTATCGCCGCTTAGCGATGAAGTTTCACCCAGACCGTAATCCCGACGACAAAGACGCGGAAGAAAAGTTTAAAGAAGCTAACGAAGCCTATGAGGTGCTGTCCGACGCAGAAAAGCGTGCGGCTTATGATCAATACGGCCATGCCGGAGTGGATCCGCAAATGGGCGGTGGCGGTTTTGGTGGTGGCTTCTCCGGCGGTAACTTTGGCGATATTTTCGGTGATGTATTTGGCGATATCTTTGGTGGTGGACGCAGCCAGCGTGGCGGTCCTCAGCGTGGTTCCGATCTACGTTACACCATGGATTTAAGCCTAGAAGAGGCGGTGCGTGGTACCACTCAGAAGATCACCATTCCAACGGCAGTCGAATGCAAAACCTGCCATGGCAGTGGGGCGAAAAAAGGCACCAGTCCAGTCACCTGTACGACCTGTAATGGCGTAGGACAGGTGCGTATGCAGCAAGGTTTCTTTGCTGTACAGCAAGAGTGTCCGCGTTGTCATGGTAGCGGTAAGATGATTACTGATCCTTGCGGCTCTTGCCATGGTCAAGGGCGGGTGGAAGAAACAAAAACCTTGTCGGTAAAAATTCCTGCTGGCGTGGATACGGGTGATCGCATTCGCTTATCGGGTGAGGGCGACCTTGGAGTAAAAGGCGGTCCTGCAGGTGATTTGTATGTGGTGGTGAATGTGCTGCCCCACGATATCTTTGAGCGTGATGGCGCTGATTTGTACTGCGAAGTGCCGATCAATATTGCCGATGCAGCCTTAGGTGGTGAGCTTGAAGTGCCGACTTTGGATGGTCGGGTTAAATTAAAAATTCCTGAGGGTACCCAAACCGGCAAAATGTTCCGTTTGCGCGGTAAAGGTGTTAAGCCTGTGCGTGGGCATGCTGTCGGTGATTTGATGTGCCGTGTGGTGGTGGAAACGCCGGTTAAACTCGATAAACGCCAGCGTGAAATGCTCGAGGAGTTTCGTACCAGCTTGCAAGGTGATGCTTCGCACTCACCTAAAGCTAGCGGCTTCTTTGAGGGAGTTAAACGTTTCTTTAATGACCTGTAG
- the ftsH gene encoding ATP-dependent zinc metalloprotease FtsH yields MTKNLLLWVVIGVVLITVMNNFSSHNEASKLNYSSFIEQVKEGKVNQVTVDGYIISGKRLDGSSFETVRPAIQDNGLMGDLIDNNVTVVGKQPEQQSIWMQLLVASFPILVIIAVFMFFMRQMQGGAGGKGGPMSFGKSKARMLSEDQIKTTLADVAGCDEAKEEVGELVEFLRDPSRFQRLGGKIPRGVLMVGQPGTGKTLLAKAIAGEAKVPFFTISGSDFVEMFVGVGASRVRDMFEQAKKHAPCIIFIDEIDAVGRHRGSGMGGGHDEREQTLNQLLVEMDGFEGNDGVIVIAATNRPDVLDPALLRPGRFDRQVVVGLPDIRGREQILHVHMRKVPVSNDVDAAVIARGTPGFSGADLANLVNEAALFAARGGKRVVEMAEFEQAKDKIMMGAERKSMVMSEKEKLNTAYHEAGHAIVGRLVPEHDPVYKVSIIPRGRALGVTMFLPEEDRYSLSKRGLLSQICSLYGGRIAEEMTLGFDGVTTGASNDIMRATQIARNMVTKWGLSEKLGPLQYAEDDDAGFLGRGGSGAAANVSGETAKLIDLEIREIIDSCYAKAKQLLEDNRDKLDVMAQALMKYETIDSDQIDDIMAGREVREPKDWSGGNGPQSGAPAAPNTEPPTAQPDLTDPASEH; encoded by the coding sequence ATGACTAAAAACCTATTGCTCTGGGTGGTAATTGGCGTGGTGCTGATTACGGTGATGAATAATTTTTCATCCCATAATGAAGCCTCCAAGCTCAATTACTCCTCTTTTATTGAGCAGGTTAAAGAAGGCAAGGTGAATCAGGTCACTGTTGATGGTTATATCATTAGCGGTAAGCGCCTCGATGGCAGTAGTTTTGAAACGGTGCGTCCGGCAATTCAAGATAATGGCTTAATGGGCGACCTGATTGATAACAATGTAACCGTAGTGGGTAAGCAACCAGAACAGCAAAGTATTTGGATGCAGCTGCTTGTGGCTAGCTTCCCAATTTTGGTCATTATTGCCGTGTTTATGTTCTTTATGCGGCAGATGCAGGGCGGCGCTGGCGGTAAGGGCGGCCCGATGAGCTTTGGTAAAAGTAAAGCGCGGATGCTATCTGAAGACCAAATTAAAACCACATTAGCTGATGTGGCCGGTTGTGATGAAGCTAAAGAAGAAGTGGGTGAGCTGGTAGAGTTTCTGCGTGATCCAAGCCGTTTTCAGCGCTTAGGTGGAAAAATTCCCCGCGGCGTATTGATGGTGGGTCAGCCAGGTACAGGTAAAACTTTATTGGCTAAGGCGATTGCCGGTGAAGCCAAGGTGCCATTTTTCACTATTTCTGGTTCTGATTTTGTTGAAATGTTTGTCGGGGTTGGTGCTTCTCGGGTGCGTGATATGTTCGAGCAGGCCAAAAAACACGCCCCGTGCATTATCTTTATTGACGAGATTGATGCGGTCGGTCGTCACCGTGGCTCGGGTATGGGCGGCGGTCATGATGAGCGTGAGCAAACCCTGAACCAATTGCTAGTTGAAATGGATGGTTTTGAAGGCAATGACGGCGTAATTGTTATTGCTGCGACTAACCGTCCAGACGTGCTGGATCCTGCGTTATTGCGTCCAGGGCGCTTTGACCGCCAAGTGGTGGTGGGTTTGCCTGATATTCGTGGGCGTGAGCAAATTTTACATGTGCACATGCGTAAAGTGCCGGTGAGTAATGATGTGGATGCGGCGGTGATTGCCCGCGGTACGCCAGGTTTCTCCGGTGCAGATTTGGCCAACTTAGTAAACGAAGCAGCCTTGTTTGCCGCTCGTGGTGGCAAGCGCGTAGTAGAAATGGCTGAGTTTGAACAAGCCAAAGATAAGATCATGATGGGTGCCGAGCGCAAATCCATGGTGATGTCAGAGAAAGAAAAGCTGAATACAGCCTATCACGAGGCGGGACATGCGATTGTTGGCCGTTTAGTGCCTGAGCATGACCCAGTCTATAAGGTGTCCATTATTCCCCGTGGCCGCGCCTTAGGTGTGACCATGTTCTTGCCTGAAGAAGACCGTTATAGCTTGTCTAAGCGTGGTTTGCTCAGTCAGATCTGCTCACTTTATGGTGGTCGGATTGCCGAAGAAATGACTTTAGGCTTTGATGGGGTAACGACAGGGGCGTCAAATGACATCATGCGCGCCACCCAAATTGCTCGCAATATGGTAACCAAGTGGGGACTGTCGGAAAAATTAGGGCCTTTGCAGTATGCCGAAGATGATGACGCTGGCTTTTTAGGTCGGGGTGGTTCCGGTGCGGCGGCTAATGTATCGGGTGAAACAGCTAAACTGATTGATCTTGAAATACGAGAAATCATTGATAGCTGCTATGCCAAAGCCAAGCAGTTGCTGGAAGATAATCGCGACAAGCTAGATGTCATGGCGCAAGCCTTGATGAAGTATGAAACCATCGACTCCGATCAAATTGATGACATTATGGCGGGGCGCGAAGTGCGTGAGCCTAAAGATTGGAGTGGCGGTAATGGGCCGCAATCAGGTGCTCCTGCAGCGCCAAACACAGAACCTCCAACCGCTCAGCCTGACTTAACGGATCCGGCGAGCGAACATTAA